DNA from Leptospira mayottensis 200901116:
TTGCTAGGCGAAGTTGGTTTTTTGGGGGGCGAAGTTTGTGGCAATTGTGCGACAAAATACTGGCTTCCCGTCTCCTTGCCGATTGAGACGTTTAACTGCTCTACAGTTGTAAACTGCAAAACATATAATTCTAAAAACAGATCTTTTGTATATTCTACTTCGCTCATGCACTTTCCTTCTCTTCTTCTTTTCTGGCAAGCCCTAATAGTTCTCTCCAAGAGAAAAGTCCGTCGTCTACTCCTGTCTCTCTTACTCCTAAAAAAGTAAGTCCTAATGTAAACTCTTCTCCCTCTTGTCCCTCTCCGTCATACAATAGCTCATACTCCGCTATCTGCCCCTGTTTTCCACTGCGTACGATCAAGTATTCCAATTCTTCCAGTCTTCTCAAATGGACCCGAAGTCTTGTGTCACTCATTCCAAGCCTCTCTCTCGCTTGCCGTCTTGTAAAACGAACCTCACTCTTGGTAAGCTTTTGTTCCTCGCTTTCTTTTGTAACCATTGCGTATAATGAATACAATACTTCCTTTGTCTGTGGGGTGAGTTCTTCGAGAGTTCTTCCTAATATCTTAGATGCAAGCAGGCCGCCTAACTCCATGTCCTCCCTAGTCACCTCGATGTATTCGAATCTCTCCCCGTTCTCGCCTTGTCCGATTTTTTTCTCTCTTTGGTATTGATTAAGGAGGGCGATCGACTTGATGAGGGTCAGGTATTTCTTTTGATCCCGTCTCATTCTCAGTTTTGTATCCGGAAACTTCATTTCCTTTGCATACGGATTCACGACAACTAAAGGCCGAAGGACCCTTTGTATGTTCTTGTGGAGTGTTAGAATCTTTTCTTTGTCCCGTCTCTTTACGATTCCGTCCAACGTCTCCAGTTCTCTTTGTATCTCAAGGATCGTTCTTGTCTGTTCTCTTCCTTCGTTCACTGTTAGGATGAGGCATCTGTTTTCGAGCTCCTCATCAATCTCCAAGTTTGTTGTCGTGAGGAAGATGACCACCGGGCCTTCTACGCTGTATTCTTCCGTTACCGTCCTTCCAGTCGTCGGGTCTTTCATCGCACTCGCGATGCTGATTTTCTTTTCACTCTGGAGTATCTTCAAAGCATACTTCGCTCTTTCCACTCCTTCTTCTTCCGAGATTGCTAGAACCTTGTTCTTTAAATTCTTCGAGGACATATAGAAGAGGGATTGGCCGGTCATCGCGGAATACTTCTCTTTCTCTTCTTCCGGTACGAAGTCAAGGATCGCATCCATGAGTGTCGATTTGCCCGCACTCGATGAACTCTGTATGATGATTGCAAGTGGGTTTTCCGTTCTTCTCGTGATACTCGCCAAATACCCCACAAGAGAATTCACTCTCTCTCCCACAAGGCCGCATCTTTCAAAGTCTATTAGGATATTGGTAAGTAATTCCGGAGCCTCTAAATATTGAATCGCTTCTGCTCTTTCCTCGGGGGTGAGCTCCACTTCCGTCTTTACGTTTCTTTCCTTCTCTCTTTCGTTCAATACCTCTTCCAAGACATTGATGAGTCTCCCGAGTTCCTTCTTGATCGTTTCCTCTTTTTCTCTGAGTTCATGCGTGGCCGTCCCTAAATACGAAGTCCTGGCTTTGTAACTGAGTAGATCCACGTTATCTACGTGATATCTTTCTTCTTGGCTCACCTTGAGCGTCACTTTCAACGTCTCAAGGCTTGCATTGTTTCGATACAGGCCCTTTGCTAAATACGTCCTTTCTGGAAATTTTACTTCCACTTCTTCTTTAAAGATTTTTACTTCCGGTTGGATTTGGATTTGTGATGGCGGGGAGTTTTCTTCTCCGTTTTCGTTTAAGGCGGTCAGTCCTTCCGCGGTCAAAAGTTCTTCTTGGGGTCGGGGAGTTATCTCAATGGGAAACAGTTCTTTGTATTGGGGCGTGAGTTCTTCTTCGCTTCTTTCTGTCGGTTCTTCTTTGGCAACGGTTCTTCGTTTTGGCTCTTGAGTGGTATTTTCTTGGGTCAATTTCACGCTTCTTTCCAGGAGTTGCAAGAGTGCGTCTTGTCTTTGTTCACTTTGTAACGCGTATTCGTTTGCGTCCACGTTCAAGGGAAAT
Protein-coding regions in this window:
- a CDS encoding CHC2 zinc finger domain-containing protein, whose amino-acid sequence is MPFIPKEEITRLKQETDLLSLVRSYGIELKNHGTNWMGRCPFHEDRTPSFIVTPAKNLWHCMGACKTGGSAIDFVMKREGLGFNEAVERLQRRKPEEGFVKEGLTRNERRQLLEGTTRKIPSTEGLTGEEKDLIFQVISYYQTTLRQTPHALEYLKERGLGSEEAITKFKIGYSDGSLSLTLPSRGTQVGFRIRDLYRDFGYFGISSNGTEHFRSRVVIPIYTRTGELCGMYGRKIEESKTLKTPNHKYLAGRHIGIWNEEDAFRKKELVLCESILDALTYWENGIRNVTCSYGVEGYTEELHQRILEKRISKIYIAYDGDTAGDKGAMSLYERFKKEEVELYRVRFPLNVDANEYALQSEQRQDALLQLLERSVKLTQENTTQEPKRRTVAKEEPTERSEEELTPQYKELFPIEITPRPQEELLTAEGLTALNENGEENSPPSQIQIQPEVKIFKEEVEVKFPERTYLAKGLYRNNASLETLKVTLKVSQEERYHVDNVDLLSYKARTSYLGTATHELREKEETIKKELGRLINVLEEVLNEREKERNVKTEVELTPEERAEAIQYLEAPELLTNILIDFERCGLVGERVNSLVGYLASITRRTENPLAIIIQSSSSAGKSTLMDAILDFVPEEEKEKYSAMTGQSLFYMSSKNLKNKVLAISEEEGVERAKYALKILQSEKKISIASAMKDPTTGRTVTEEYSVEGPVVIFLTTTNLEIDEELENRCLILTVNEGREQTRTILEIQRELETLDGIVKRRDKEKILTLHKNIQRVLRPLVVVNPYAKEMKFPDTKLRMRRDQKKYLTLIKSIALLNQYQREKKIGQGENGERFEYIEVTREDMELGGLLASKILGRTLEELTPQTKEVLYSLYAMVTKESEEQKLTKSEVRFTRRQARERLGMSDTRLRVHLRRLEELEYLIVRSGKQGQIAEYELLYDGEGQEGEEFTLGLTFLGVRETGVDDGLFSWRELLGLARKEEEKESA